A DNA window from Pseudomonas wuhanensis contains the following coding sequences:
- a CDS encoding IclR family transcriptional regulator, producing the protein MPDSIERNVNKNEVGVGAVSRLFAVLRSLGDTVEGGERVTQLAQRIGLSQPTTHRLLRSLMDEGMVEQDARSKRYRLSLEFFALAARAGNTGNLRELARPALLRLSASLGDSLFLLARSGFDAICLDRSEGPFPIRTFTGDIGGRVALGVGQGSLAILAFLPQEERDTVIHYNLPRLKDFHLYDEVFLRSEVESVRTLGYAGRNTGVLQGMAGVAVPILDREGRAVAALSVATVSDRLGPDRLPTVVEMLKREAALIGPRINPFDPLLRRPSQVFGQG; encoded by the coding sequence ATGCCTGATTCCATTGAGCGGAATGTAAACAAAAATGAAGTCGGCGTCGGTGCCGTCTCAAGGCTGTTTGCGGTACTGCGCAGCCTGGGTGACACCGTTGAAGGCGGGGAGCGCGTGACGCAACTGGCGCAGCGCATCGGTTTGTCGCAACCGACCACCCACCGCTTGCTGCGCAGCCTGATGGACGAGGGCATGGTCGAACAGGACGCGCGCAGCAAACGCTATCGCCTGAGCCTGGAGTTTTTTGCCTTGGCGGCCCGCGCCGGCAACACCGGCAACTTGCGTGAACTGGCGCGGCCGGCATTGCTGCGGCTGTCGGCATCGTTGGGAGATTCGTTGTTTTTACTGGCGCGCAGCGGCTTCGATGCGATCTGTCTGGACCGCAGTGAAGGGCCGTTTCCGATCCGTACGTTTACCGGTGACATCGGCGGGCGGGTGGCGCTTGGTGTGGGACAGGGCAGTCTGGCGATTCTGGCGTTTCTGCCGCAAGAGGAACGCGACACGGTGATTCATTACAACTTGCCGCGGCTCAAGGATTTTCACCTGTATGACGAGGTGTTCCTGCGCTCGGAAGTCGAGAGTGTGCGCACCCTCGGTTACGCCGGGCGCAACACCGGCGTATTGCAAGGCATGGCCGGGGTGGCCGTGCCGATCCTCGACCGCGAAGGTCGGGCGGTGGCGGCGCTGAGTGTGGCCACGGTCAGCGATCGCCTGGGGCCGGATCGTTTGCCGACGGTGGTGGAGATGCTCAAGCGCGAAGCCGCGCTGATCGGGCCGCGGATCAATCCGTTCGATCCGCTGTTGCGAAGGCCTTCGCAGGTGTTCGGGCAGGGTTGA
- a CDS encoding ABC transporter ATP-binding protein, with amino-acid sequence MAFVQLENLGKRYGEIDAVVATNLSVEKGEFVSLLGPSGCGKTTTLQMIAGFVEVSSGRIVLDGRDITHAKPASRGLGVVFQSYALFPHMTVQDNVAFGLRMRKVPNGELQQRVDRVLKLVRLNLHAERYPRELSGGQRQRVALARALVIEPPVLLLDEPLSNLDANLREEMQFEIRRIQREVGITTLMVTHDQSEALSISDRVVVMQAGRITQIDAPYTLYEHPRTEFISGFVGKANLLPGERDSAGVVQVCNRGDGELTLSLRPEKIDLLDKGLGRLQGKIVSRFFLGSQWLYGVSTSLGELSVVRRNDGSAPLIEDTAVGLDWDATLLRVLSVDEVSA; translated from the coding sequence ATGGCCTTCGTGCAACTTGAAAACCTCGGCAAACGTTACGGCGAAATCGACGCCGTCGTCGCCACCAACCTGTCGGTGGAAAAAGGCGAGTTCGTCTCCTTGCTCGGCCCCTCCGGCTGCGGCAAAACCACCACCCTGCAAATGATCGCCGGCTTCGTCGAAGTCAGCAGCGGGCGTATCGTGCTGGATGGTCGCGACATCACCCACGCCAAGCCCGCCAGTCGCGGCCTGGGCGTGGTGTTCCAGAGTTACGCGTTGTTCCCGCACATGACCGTGCAAGACAACGTCGCCTTCGGCCTGCGCATGCGCAAAGTGCCCAACGGCGAGTTGCAGCAACGGGTGGATCGGGTGCTGAAACTGGTACGTCTCAACCTGCACGCCGAGCGTTACCCACGGGAACTCTCCGGCGGTCAACGCCAACGAGTCGCGCTGGCCCGGGCGTTGGTGATCGAACCGCCGGTGCTGCTGCTCGACGAGCCGCTGTCCAACCTCGACGCCAATTTGCGCGAGGAGATGCAGTTCGAAATCCGCCGCATCCAGCGTGAGGTCGGCATCACCACGCTGATGGTCACCCATGATCAGTCCGAAGCGCTGTCGATCAGCGACCGGGTGGTGGTGATGCAGGCCGGGCGCATCACGCAGATCGACGCGCCCTACACCCTTTACGAGCACCCGCGCACCGAGTTCATTTCCGGCTTCGTCGGCAAGGCCAACTTGCTGCCCGGCGAACGGGACAGCGCTGGCGTCGTGCAGGTCTGCAACCGTGGCGACGGCGAACTGACCCTGAGCCTGCGTCCGGAAAAGATCGACTTGCTGGATAAAGGCCTGGGCCGTCTGCAAGGCAAGATCGTCAGCCGCTTTTTCCTTGGCAGCCAATGGCTGTACGGCGTATCGACATCGTTGGGCGAACTCAGCGTGGTGCGCCGCAATGACGGTTCGGCCCCCTTGATCGAAGACACGGCGGTCGGCCTCGATTGGGATGCAACATTGCTGCGGGTGCTGAGTGTCGACGAGGTGTCGGCATGA